Genomic window (Opitutaceae bacterium):
GCGACTTGAGGCGGGTAGTTGTAGCTCGTGACCTCGTTGATCATCAGCATGGTCTCCTTCGGAAACAGCGAGGCTGCCTCATGAAAAGCCCAGCCGACGTAGGCGCGGTCCTCGCTGTAGAGAGGATACGTGGCGGGGCAGACCAGCGACTCGTTCACCGCATCCCAGATTGGGATTTTGGCGGCATATCGAGCGGCGATTTCACGGAATCGCTTGCGGTAGAGCTCGCGCAGGACATCGGGGTCCTTGGGCAGCCATGATGGATTGTGCAGGTGTCACAGCAGCGGGTGGCCCTTGAGCAGGATCCCGTGCTTGCCGGCCCACGCGACAAAGTGGTCAGGCGGCGGACGCCTCCAGATTTCCGGCGCGGGTTCCGCATAGCGCAGTTTGCCCTGCTCCGCTCCGTCGCCGCCCAGTAGAAGGGCACTGTGGTGAAATTGAACAGCCGCAGAAACGCCTTCTCGAAGCGGCGTTCCTTCTCGTCCGGTTTCAACTGGCCGAGCACGAAGGTATTGGACCCGAAGAGAAACTCGTGACCGGTCTGCTTCAATCTGACGGTGGCGCCGGAAACGGGCTTGCCGCCGACATCCACCACTTCGAGCACGGCATCTCCCTTGCGATACTTCTCGATGCCGTCGTCGATTTTTTTGTTCAGGGCCGGATCCCGCCAAGCCTCCAGTGCAGCCGCCTGAGTACTGGCGTCGATGGCGGAAGCCTGTTGCGCCCCGCGGAGCCCAGTCGCGAACGCGTAGGCGAGAGCCAGTGCAGCGATTCGGCGCCAGCAGCGTTCGACCTTGGCGAGGATATCCTGAGCCCAGGCGGTCCACACAAAGGGCGTTGGCCGATGATTCCATTGATCCATGAAGCGCATGGTGGCGTCGATATGAGATGGGGAGCGAGCCTAAGACATCAGAGCTTGAGGCCCACTCAATACACCGGAGTTGGCGGGTTGCGCGACGAGAAGGTTCGAGTATGGAAACAGAAAAGGTGCGGCTGTGATGGGCGTGGGAGCGAGGCTGCATATTGGGAACTGCCATGAAGGTGGACTCGGACATCGATTATTTGGGGTGCTTTCGGTTCACAACGCGTTGCCTTTGGCTGTCGTAGTGCGCGCCATTGGCGCGTGTTGCGCGGTGTTGAGCCGTTTGACCACGGATGGCACAGATTTCACGGAGCGAATGCAGGGGAAGTGCCTTCGCGATTTGCCGTTTGAAAATATCATACGTTGAAGGGCGATGGGCCGCCTTTGGGCATGACAATCCATGGCTCCAAGCCCCAACGGGGCGTGCCAACCCCAACCCATGGCATCGCCATTGGCTCAGGGGTGAACAATATCCCGAGCCATGAAAAAGCGGCTCAACGCTTCGTCACAACTACCCGCCCATGCCTCATCGATCCATGACGCGTGGACTTGGGCTTGCGGTTCCAACGATACCTTCTAGCTTCTTTCTCATGGGTGCCGCCGAAATCCGGAAGATGACCACTAGTGAGCGATTGGCAGCGATGGAGCAGCTTTGGGACGCCCTGTGCCGTGAGGAAACCGAACCAACGTCTCCAGCTTGGCACGATGTCGTGCTGGCGAAGCGGAAGGAGAAGATGAACTCTGGGGAGGCACGGTTCTTCACTCTGGACCAGATTCGAGACCAGTTCCACTGATGCGCGTCCGCGCGGTCATCATCCTTTCGGAAGCCGCGGGGGATTTGGAGGCCGGACGTACTTTCTACGACGAGCGGGAGCCCGGTGTGGGGCGATACTTTTTGGACTGCCTCTTTTCCGACCTCGAGTCGCTGCGGCTCCATGCTGGCATCCACTCTATCCACTTTGAATTCCACCGCCTTCTGTCGCGCCGATTCCCATTCGCCATCTATTACGACGTGACCGATGATCTCGCACGCGTGGCCGCGATATTGGACATGCGTCGAGATCCTGCTTGGATTCGAAAAGAACTAAATGAAAGAGTCAGGCTTAAGACATCATAGCTTGACAACCTGCTGTGCACTGCGCGCTGGCGGTGCTTGAGGAAAAATTATCCGCGCTTTCAGGGCTCAGTTCTGCAAACGCGCTCAGTTCCGAAGGCGTTGCCTTGTAATCTCGTAGTGCGCGCCATTGGCGCGCAGTGCGCGGAGTCGAGCCGTTTGACCA
Coding sequences:
- a CDS encoding addiction module protein is translated as MPHRSMTRGLGLAVPTIPSSFFLMGAAEIRKMTTSERLAAMEQLWDALCREETEPTSPAWHDVVLAKRKEKMNSGEARFFTLDQIRDQFH